One window from the genome of Cucumis melo cultivar AY chromosome 10, USDA_Cmelo_AY_1.0, whole genome shotgun sequence encodes:
- the LOC127151360 gene encoding uncharacterized protein LOC127151360: MNELIFGSDKFVYLAREDLLHYCGMVEIGYMCILAYITCLWDKCDCAKNFFVIDQSKISSHIKDRDLRSRNLANQLEAVNLEQKVLIPYNTGFHWMLHVIDLRENCVYVLDSLRSKVNEDIHGIINVGLKTWQAKHDLQRYRSTPKWRPVKCPRQLDSVGCGYYVQKYIHEIVHNSSTSITNLFNTKNAYSQEEIDEIRTEWAAFVSRFV, encoded by the exons atgaacgagctaatatttggaagtgacaaatttgtttatttagctcgtgaagatttgttgcattactgcggcatggttgaaatcggctatatgtgtatactagcgtatattac atgtctttgggataaatgtgactgtgcaaagaatttttttgtcattgaccaatcaaaaatatcgtcacatatcaaagatcgtgatcttcgatccagaaatttagccaaccagctagaagcagttaacttggaacagaaagtgctaattccatataataccgg ttttcattggatgttgcatgttatcgatcttcgtgaaaattgcgtttatgttttggactctcttcggagtaaagtcaatgaagacattcatggaatcataaatgt agggttgaagacatggcaagcgaaacacgatctacaacgctatcgatcaactccaaaatggagacctgtaaag tgccctcgtcaattggattctgtagggtgcgggtactacgtgcaaaagtacatacatgagatagtgcataattctagtacttctattactaacctt ttcaataccaaaaatgcatatagccaagaggagattgatgagattcgaactgaatgggcagcttttgttagcagatttgtgtaa